A region of Myxococcus stipitatus DSM 14675 DNA encodes the following proteins:
- a CDS encoding AAA family ATPase, with protein sequence MKLTRLTVHRYRGVAPGTELTPSPSLNLLLGANGTGRTTLLELFSTVIGSDFASLIHEPFALEYELALPGLKLHVYARNESEVPPRQEALARQGAGLLPMRAAGADTGLQPLIELELRWSSPSARLVMRADAEGIDCKVDGAPVWSRAMSWSLLDRSVWTLLFMTAQYIDAGVKERLKPLLRRTFLLAPQRFDEMLGTFERMSAMRYAMEVRDGEVFPLGLMALPSWMPGWLKERVELEPDVDALELRHDALEQGFLARFVSLADLESGRLRVEVLEKRPFENGGRVGFGGLAFQFVRRGGHSLSQAELGFGQKRLLSLLYYLDGNEDFAILDEPANGLHPRWVEASLRELGGRQVFLASQSPLPLEHPVFTSEEELHASLIFCGPVSQEGREHLGWRHPSRQMAASLFDAHRSGARPLGALLREHGLW encoded by the coding sequence ATGAAGCTCACCCGGCTCACCGTCCACCGCTACCGAGGTGTTGCTCCCGGCACCGAGCTCACACCCAGCCCTTCGCTCAACCTGCTGTTGGGCGCCAATGGCACCGGACGCACGACGCTGCTGGAGTTGTTCAGTACGGTCATCGGCTCGGACTTCGCAAGCCTCATCCACGAGCCCTTCGCGCTGGAGTACGAGCTCGCCCTGCCCGGGCTGAAGCTGCACGTCTATGCGCGCAATGAGTCAGAGGTGCCCCCTCGGCAGGAGGCGCTTGCCCGGCAGGGCGCGGGGCTCCTGCCGATGCGGGCGGCGGGCGCGGACACGGGGCTGCAGCCGCTCATCGAGCTGGAGCTGCGGTGGTCCTCGCCCTCGGCGCGGCTGGTGATGCGCGCGGATGCGGAGGGGATTGACTGCAAGGTGGATGGCGCGCCGGTGTGGTCCCGCGCGATGAGCTGGTCGCTGCTGGACCGCTCGGTGTGGACGCTGTTGTTCATGACGGCGCAGTACATCGACGCGGGCGTGAAGGAGCGCCTCAAGCCGCTGTTGCGGCGCACGTTCCTGCTCGCGCCGCAGCGCTTCGACGAGATGCTGGGGACGTTCGAGCGGATGAGCGCGATGCGCTACGCGATGGAGGTCCGCGACGGCGAGGTCTTCCCGTTGGGGTTGATGGCGTTGCCGTCGTGGATGCCGGGGTGGCTGAAGGAGCGCGTGGAGCTGGAGCCCGACGTGGACGCGCTGGAGCTGCGGCATGACGCCCTGGAGCAGGGCTTCCTCGCGCGCTTCGTGAGCCTGGCGGACCTGGAGTCGGGGCGGCTGCGCGTGGAGGTGCTGGAGAAGCGCCCGTTCGAGAATGGCGGGCGGGTGGGCTTCGGAGGGCTGGCGTTCCAGTTCGTCCGGCGGGGCGGACATTCGCTCAGCCAGGCGGAGCTGGGCTTCGGGCAGAAGCGCCTGCTGTCGCTGCTGTACTACCTGGATGGCAACGAGGACTTCGCCATCCTCGACGAGCCCGCCAACGGGCTTCATCCGCGCTGGGTGGAGGCGAGCCTGCGCGAGCTGGGCGGACGGCAGGTGTTCCTCGCGAGCCAGAGCCCGCTGCCGTTGGAGCATCCGGTGTTCACCTCCGAGGAGGAGCTGCACGCGTCGCTCATCTTCTGCGGCCCCGTGTCCCAGGAGGGGCGCGAGCACCTGGGCTGGAGACATCCGTCGCGGCAGATGGCCGCGAGCCTCTTCGACGCGCATCGCAGTGGAGCCCGCCCCTTGGGCGCGCTCTTGCGAGAGCACGGGTTGTGGTGA
- a CDS encoding DUF1775 domain-containing protein — MKSSLPTLFAVASLVAGTAAQAHISVTGPGPAVAGTTYDAQLTISHGCSGADTYRVKVRIPAGVTSVRPLDSTFGKATVEKDGNGQVTSITWTRGNAADVLPADTHAHKLALRARLPDTPFTTVYFPTTQVCRDAQGRETTVEWVGTSGHGGHDGADSGSTPQAEPAPELFVYPARTPGWNKYTVETHVHDFAVFRDALIVWAGDSAYSPNPVTKALIETEAGTKVLTEIHPGTEIWVKY; from the coding sequence TTGAAGTCCTCACTTCCAACGCTGTTCGCCGTCGCGAGTCTGGTGGCTGGTACCGCGGCACAGGCTCACATCTCCGTCACCGGACCGGGCCCCGCCGTCGCGGGCACGACGTATGACGCGCAGCTCACCATCAGCCATGGGTGCAGCGGCGCGGACACGTATCGCGTGAAGGTCCGCATCCCCGCGGGCGTCACGTCCGTGCGGCCGCTCGACTCCACCTTCGGCAAGGCCACCGTGGAGAAGGACGGGAATGGCCAGGTGACCTCCATCACCTGGACCCGAGGCAACGCCGCCGACGTGTTGCCCGCGGACACGCATGCGCACAAGCTCGCGCTGCGGGCCCGGCTCCCCGACACGCCGTTCACCACGGTGTACTTCCCCACCACGCAGGTCTGCCGGGATGCGCAGGGCCGCGAGACGACGGTGGAGTGGGTGGGCACGTCCGGCCATGGAGGACATGATGGGGCGGACTCGGGCTCCACGCCGCAGGCGGAGCCCGCTCCGGAGCTCTTCGTGTACCCCGCTCGCACGCCGGGCTGGAACAAGTACACCGTGGAGACCCACGTGCATGACTTCGCCGTGTTCCGCGACGCGCTCATCGTCTGGGCGGGGGACAGTGCGTACAGCCCCAATCCCGTGACGAAGGCGCTCATCGAGACCGAGGCCGGGACGAAGGTGCTGACGGAGATTCATCCGGGCACGGAAATCTGGGTCAAGTACTGA
- a CDS encoding SCO family protein gives MDTTSQEQPPVRTRRWRGLLLVGALALIAGLGLPLWRDTQARMRAGGLPTFGNLPAFQLTDQTGRAFSDADLRGEVVVADFMFTRCPTVCPLLTAKMARLQREARDSGLSVRFVSFSVDPRYDTPERLAAYAKTRHLDTSNWSLLTGSLETVETTVLEGFRVMMGRDADAGDDDFLSIFHGEHFVLVDTEGRIRGYYRVVDDSGGLESLQRDLEALVRTRGG, from the coding sequence ATGGACACGACATCCCAGGAACAACCCCCTGTCCGCACTCGGCGCTGGAGGGGCCTGCTGCTCGTCGGCGCACTCGCACTCATCGCCGGGCTTGGCCTGCCGCTGTGGCGCGACACCCAGGCTCGCATGCGTGCGGGCGGCCTCCCCACCTTCGGAAACCTGCCCGCGTTCCAACTGACGGACCAGACCGGGCGCGCGTTCTCCGACGCGGACCTGCGGGGGGAAGTCGTGGTCGCGGACTTCATGTTCACCCGCTGCCCCACGGTGTGCCCGCTGCTCACCGCGAAGATGGCGCGCCTCCAGCGAGAAGCCCGCGACAGCGGCCTCTCCGTGCGCTTCGTGTCGTTCAGCGTGGACCCCCGCTACGACACCCCCGAGCGGCTCGCCGCATACGCGAAGACACGCCACCTCGACACCTCCAACTGGTCCCTGCTCACCGGCTCCCTGGAGACAGTGGAGACCACGGTGCTGGAAGGCTTTCGCGTGATGATGGGGCGCGACGCCGATGCGGGAGACGACGACTTCCTCAGCATCTTCCACGGCGAGCACTTCGTCCTCGTGGACACCGAAGGCCGCATCCGCGGGTACTACCGCGTGGTGGACGACTCCGGTGGCCTCGAGTCACTCCAGCGAGACCTCGAAGCCCTGGTGCGGACGCGCGGCGGCTGA
- a CDS encoding FixH family protein, giving the protein MKTPLLLCLLMSATPPAKPEALETGTAARAPLSAPVATVTSTSGRLRIDALTDVLPLRRGPRSFLFRVTESTTGKPVPGLRLAVQPWMPTMGHGLDEPVRITARGDSDFEVSELDLFMPGAWELRLTLSGTVDDKAVVAFKLAR; this is encoded by the coding sequence ATGAAGACGCCCCTGTTGCTGTGCCTGCTGATGAGCGCCACGCCTCCCGCGAAGCCCGAGGCCCTGGAGACAGGAACAGCCGCCCGTGCTCCCCTGTCCGCACCGGTGGCCACCGTGACGAGCACCTCGGGGCGCCTGCGCATCGACGCGTTGACGGATGTGCTGCCGCTGCGCAGAGGACCTCGGAGCTTTCTCTTCCGCGTCACGGAGAGCACCACGGGGAAACCGGTCCCAGGTCTGCGCCTCGCCGTTCAACCGTGGATGCCCACCATGGGACATGGGCTCGATGAGCCCGTGCGAATCACAGCGCGGGGTGACAGTGACTTCGAGGTCTCTGAACTGGACCTCTTCATGCCCGGCGCCTGGGAGCTGCGCCTCACGCTGTCCGGTACCGTCGACGACAAGGCGGTCGTCGCCTTCAAGCTCGCCCGGTGA
- a CDS encoding GIY-YIG nuclease family protein: MPLKDAAQGGGGAFANILADSGVYVLRVRKEGTTDLEHVKKTFTSSPFMKLQGKVDASSGAMFAELGLGEGQNWAFAEYYLQRLERLDRLSIQQGRLTCPIIYIGRANNLQRRLNELAFYGHTINAPFWALLMSGWELEVGIKTMEEKTETAEEARLKELYRELHDDALPPFVHR; encoded by the coding sequence ATGCCCCTCAAGGACGCCGCACAGGGAGGAGGAGGCGCCTTCGCCAACATCCTCGCCGACTCGGGCGTCTATGTGCTTCGGGTCCGCAAGGAGGGAACAACGGACCTGGAGCACGTAAAAAAGACGTTCACCTCTTCCCCGTTCATGAAGCTCCAGGGGAAAGTGGACGCATCCAGCGGCGCGATGTTCGCCGAGCTGGGCCTGGGCGAGGGACAGAACTGGGCGTTCGCTGAGTACTACCTGCAACGGCTCGAGCGGCTCGACAGACTCAGCATCCAGCAGGGCCGCCTCACCTGCCCCATCATCTACATCGGCAGGGCCAACAATCTGCAACGCAGGCTGAATGAATTGGCCTTCTATGGCCACACCATCAATGCCCCGTTCTGGGCGCTCCTCATGTCGGGATGGGAACTGGAGGTGGGCATCAAGACGATGGAGGAGAAGACGGAGACGGCAGAGGAAGCCCGCCTCAAGGAGCTCTACCGCGAGCTCCACGACGACGCCCTTCCACCCTTCGTGCACCGGTAG
- a CDS encoding PadR family transcriptional regulator: MSKQMTEMLKGTLEGIVLAILSVQPEYGYEITARLREMGFSDIAEGTVYALLVRIEQRGLVAVEKVPSEKGPPRKVYSLNAEGQASLDEFWQTWRFLTERLDRLQKGGR, from the coding sequence GTGAGCAAGCAGATGACGGAGATGCTCAAGGGCACGTTGGAGGGCATCGTCCTGGCGATCCTGTCCGTTCAGCCGGAGTACGGCTACGAAATCACGGCGCGGTTGCGGGAGATGGGCTTCTCCGACATCGCCGAGGGCACCGTCTATGCGCTGCTCGTCAGGATTGAGCAGCGAGGCCTGGTCGCCGTGGAGAAGGTCCCCTCCGAGAAGGGGCCACCCCGCAAGGTGTACTCACTCAACGCCGAGGGCCAAGCCTCTCTCGACGAGTTCTGGCAGACATGGCGATTCCTCACCGAGCGGCTCGACCGGCTCCAAAAAGGAGGCAGATGA
- a CDS encoding DUF1048 domain-containing protein, which produces MSISTFISKVIGDKTQWRQYKARAKQLPPSYRTALEALERYLTYFGTGGDGTAMYADLVDLFEQSAANQTPIRQIVGEDPVEFIEAFVRNYPKGQWILRERERLTNALARAAEEQAKSV; this is translated from the coding sequence ATGTCCATCTCAACGTTCATCTCGAAGGTGATCGGCGACAAGACTCAATGGCGGCAATACAAGGCTCGCGCGAAACAGCTTCCGCCGAGCTACCGCACAGCCCTCGAAGCGCTGGAGCGGTATCTGACGTACTTCGGGACAGGAGGCGATGGGACTGCGATGTACGCGGACCTCGTCGACCTGTTCGAGCAGAGCGCCGCGAACCAGACTCCCATCCGACAAATCGTGGGGGAGGACCCCGTGGAGTTCATCGAGGCGTTCGTCCGGAACTACCCGAAGGGCCAGTGGATCCTCCGGGAGCGTGAACGTCTGACAAACGCTCTCGCACGCGCCGCCGAAGAACAAGCAAAGAGCGTCTGA
- a CDS encoding serine hydrolase domain-containing protein, which yields MADVFRANLTGVPGEVGAACCVYKDGRPVVDLWGGLANREANRPWSKDTIALVASTTKGATAICAHLLAQRGELDLDAPVARYWPEFGAAGKEDIPVRWLLSHQAGLPVVDGPLSFDDACAWHPVIRALEAQKPEWQPGTEHVYHSMTYGFLVGELVRRITGKSLGTFFAEEVVAPLGLSAWIGLPEKHEERVARIEYAAPFTLEEMTAGMIETTGLDRDTVIAWMNAVWGPSSVQARASLLGGAFDHTSGYMNTRAFRAAEFPFGNMFSDAHSLARMYAATVSEVDGVRLLNQATVEKMTRVQTDKTRMHGLPPGLDVPANRSFYMSLGFWRACPPMPFVGPGSFGHPGSGGSVAFADPDEGVGFGYVTNLWSFRIGEPRASNLAAAVVSCL from the coding sequence GTGGCCGATGTCTTCCGAGCGAACCTCACGGGAGTCCCCGGCGAAGTCGGCGCGGCGTGTTGTGTCTACAAGGACGGCCGTCCCGTGGTCGACCTGTGGGGCGGTCTCGCCAACCGCGAGGCGAACCGTCCGTGGAGCAAGGACACCATCGCGCTGGTCGCATCCACGACCAAAGGCGCTACGGCCATCTGCGCCCATCTGCTGGCACAGCGAGGCGAGCTCGACCTGGACGCCCCGGTGGCCCGGTACTGGCCGGAGTTCGGCGCCGCCGGAAAGGAAGACATCCCAGTGCGCTGGCTGCTCTCACATCAGGCGGGCCTGCCAGTCGTCGACGGTCCGCTGTCCTTCGACGACGCCTGCGCGTGGCATCCCGTCATCCGGGCACTCGAGGCGCAGAAGCCGGAGTGGCAGCCCGGCACCGAGCACGTCTATCACAGCATGACCTACGGATTCCTCGTCGGGGAGCTGGTGCGGAGGATCACCGGCAAGTCGCTCGGTACCTTCTTCGCTGAGGAGGTCGTGGCCCCGCTCGGACTGAGCGCCTGGATCGGGCTGCCCGAGAAGCACGAGGAACGGGTGGCTCGAATCGAGTACGCGGCTCCGTTCACGTTGGAGGAGATGACTGCCGGGATGATTGAGACGACCGGCCTGGACAGGGACACGGTCATCGCCTGGATGAACGCCGTGTGGGGCCCGAGCTCCGTGCAGGCCCGCGCCAGTCTGCTCGGCGGTGCCTTCGACCACACCAGCGGGTACATGAACACGCGGGCCTTCCGCGCCGCGGAGTTCCCCTTCGGGAACATGTTCTCGGACGCCCACTCACTGGCTCGGATGTACGCGGCGACGGTGAGCGAGGTCGACGGCGTGCGGCTGCTGAATCAGGCGACGGTCGAGAAGATGACCCGCGTGCAGACCGACAAGACGCGAATGCATGGGTTGCCGCCAGGGCTGGACGTTCCCGCCAACCGCTCCTTCTACATGTCGCTCGGGTTCTGGAGAGCCTGCCCGCCGATGCCCTTCGTCGGCCCCGGGTCGTTCGGACATCCCGGCTCCGGAGGCTCGGTCGCATTCGCCGACCCCGACGAAGGGGTGGGCTTCGGCTACGTCACGAACCTCTGGTCGTTCCGGATCGGCGAACCCCGAGCGTCGAACCTGGCCGCGGCCGTCGTGTCCTGCCTCTGA
- a CDS encoding thioredoxin family protein: MALKTAVGVLLLLLSACTTPGVSTQRGTTPTPGISFIENDWKKALQAGRERNIPVFVDVWAPWCQSCRSMRATVMPSPELLPLADRFIWLAINTEVDTNAAFLERYPIDTWPTLFVLEPEQGEVVSRSLGAVSVQQLIRYLDHSEQAFRQGREDLAQADALALAGRHEDAATAYQRLLETLPREDARRPGTTVSLIKSLAATGRALDCVRQTAKELPALSRVEDRSRLLYVGLGCALDIETEEARTLRSALEQEALRALDTPEGTLTSPQRSSLYEVVCEVREVTGDEPGMKKLAETWWRFLEAEAARAKDSEERAALDAHREMAAALMDRPEVAIPALERSEQEFPEDPGPPSRLASLYLMAGQKDLALAASERALARVKGPSRTQVLVGHARVLRARGERAQAEQLLTQALRELGPDSTRSQRHRRILEFTLTQLREDNTPTP; this comes from the coding sequence ATGGCCCTGAAAACCGCTGTTGGCGTCCTGCTGTTGCTCCTCTCCGCCTGCACCACGCCAGGCGTCTCGACGCAGCGCGGCACGACCCCGACGCCTGGGATTTCCTTCATCGAAAATGATTGGAAAAAAGCCCTCCAGGCGGGCCGGGAGCGAAACATCCCTGTGTTCGTGGATGTCTGGGCCCCCTGGTGCCAGTCCTGCCGCTCCATGCGCGCGACGGTGATGCCCTCGCCCGAGCTCTTGCCCCTGGCGGACCGGTTCATCTGGCTCGCCATCAACACGGAGGTCGACACCAACGCGGCCTTCCTCGAGCGCTACCCCATCGACACCTGGCCCACCCTGTTCGTCCTGGAGCCGGAGCAAGGCGAAGTCGTGAGCCGCTCGCTGGGGGCCGTGTCCGTGCAGCAACTCATCCGCTACCTCGACCACTCCGAGCAGGCCTTCCGCCAGGGCCGCGAGGACCTGGCACAAGCGGACGCACTCGCGCTCGCCGGCCGCCACGAGGACGCCGCCACCGCCTATCAACGCCTCCTGGAGACGCTGCCGCGCGAGGACGCTCGCCGCCCGGGCACCACCGTCTCCCTGATCAAGTCCCTGGCCGCCACCGGGCGCGCCCTCGACTGCGTGAGACAGACGGCGAAGGAGTTGCCCGCGCTGTCTCGCGTGGAGGACCGCTCGCGGCTCCTGTACGTGGGCCTGGGCTGCGCGCTCGACATCGAGACGGAGGAAGCGCGGACCCTGCGAAGCGCGCTCGAGCAGGAGGCCCTGCGCGCCCTCGACACACCCGAAGGGACGCTGACCTCGCCGCAGCGCTCGTCGCTGTACGAGGTGGTCTGCGAGGTCCGCGAGGTGACGGGGGATGAGCCCGGCATGAAGAAGCTGGCGGAGACGTGGTGGCGCTTCCTCGAAGCAGAGGCCGCGCGCGCGAAGGACTCGGAGGAGCGCGCGGCGCTCGATGCCCATCGCGAGATGGCCGCCGCGCTGATGGACCGCCCCGAGGTGGCCATCCCCGCGCTGGAGCGCAGCGAGCAGGAGTTTCCCGAGGACCCCGGTCCTCCCTCGCGCCTCGCCTCGCTGTACCTGATGGCGGGCCAGAAGGACCTGGCCCTCGCCGCGAGCGAGCGGGCCCTGGCGCGCGTGAAGGGTCCCTCGCGGACGCAGGTGCTCGTGGGCCATGCCCGCGTCCTCCGCGCGCGAGGAGAGCGCGCCCAGGCGGAGCAGCTGCTCACCCAGGCCCTGCGCGAGCTGGGCCCGGACTCCACTCGGAGCCAGCGGCACCGGCGCATCCTCGAGTTCACCCTCACACAGCTTCGCGAGGACAACACTCCCACCCCGTGA
- a CDS encoding RNA polymerase factor sigma-32, which yields MQDSSHFSSPDSLSTYLSEINQYPLLTQPQEQELSRRFRKGDLMAGHQLVTANLRFVVKVAYEYRSYGLKMSDLIQEANIGLMKAVQKFDPDKGIRLISYAVWWIRAYIQNCILRNWSLVKLGTTQAQRRLFFSLARTRRELERMGAGDASVVNAEEIARKLNVKASEVREMEQRMGGRDLSLDAPVGEDGDATHLDFVESASASHEDEVADRQQAGLAKDLVQRALRRLDPRERFIIENRVMGDSEMTLSELGEHFGFSRERARQLEIRAKDKLKAELALLMADAGLDAASLAQG from the coding sequence ATGCAGGACTCTTCTCACTTCTCCTCCCCGGACTCCCTCTCCACGTACCTCTCGGAGATCAACCAATACCCGCTGCTGACGCAGCCGCAGGAGCAGGAGCTGTCGCGCCGCTTCCGCAAGGGTGACTTGATGGCGGGCCACCAGCTGGTGACGGCCAACCTGCGCTTCGTGGTGAAGGTGGCCTACGAGTACCGCTCCTACGGGCTGAAGATGTCCGACCTCATCCAGGAGGCCAACATCGGCCTGATGAAGGCGGTGCAGAAGTTCGACCCGGACAAGGGCATCCGCCTCATCTCCTACGCGGTCTGGTGGATTCGCGCGTACATCCAGAACTGCATCCTGCGCAATTGGAGCCTGGTGAAGCTGGGCACCACGCAGGCGCAGCGCCGGCTCTTCTTCAGCCTGGCGCGCACGCGTCGCGAGCTGGAGCGCATGGGCGCGGGCGACGCGAGCGTCGTCAACGCGGAGGAGATTGCGCGCAAGCTCAACGTGAAGGCCTCCGAGGTGCGCGAGATGGAGCAGCGCATGGGCGGCCGGGACCTGTCGCTGGACGCCCCGGTGGGCGAGGACGGTGACGCCACCCACCTGGACTTCGTGGAGTCGGCCTCCGCGTCCCACGAGGACGAGGTCGCGGACCGCCAGCAAGCGGGCCTCGCCAAGGACCTGGTCCAGCGCGCCCTGCGCCGGTTGGACCCGCGCGAGCGCTTCATCATCGAGAACCGCGTGATGGGTGACTCGGAGATGACGCTCAGCGAGCTGGGTGAGCACTTCGGCTTCTCCCGCGAGCGCGCCCGTCAGCTCGAGATTCGCGCCAAGGACAAGCTCAAGGCGGAGCTGGCCCTGCTGATGGCCGACGCGGGCCTGGACGCGGCCTCCCTCGCCCAGGGCTGA
- a CDS encoding OmpA family protein, which translates to MEELLKSRSHSSLLGGLAVLWAFSAEAQTQRIPSLELERLQLNPGAKDSLVLSTGDLLPDGTFRLGLTAHYQRRPLVLLRNDERQGTIVSDRVTVHFSGAYALTDWLEVGAQVPLVTQWGPNTRTLGFETPATFALGTPWLQARAGILSESRGGPVDLGLHLGVALPLGSEEVLTKDDGFVFTPRLGLGKRIADTWRVGADVGTLVRSKTYALTPGATPLRDEMGVEMNAGVNVTTELFGLREELVVRGTLPFADAPESLEVLLGLRSARTEGTEFYVMGGPGFGQTPGTPEFRVLAGVNFGPDGTKVASCVAGQPHEPARCPDLDADGDGVKNLADRCPVSPGLAQLNGCADTDDDQDGLLNLADRCPANAENLNGFEDSDGCPDDPDSDGDGLADSKDACPSQPEDVDGFEDTNGCPDPDNDQDGVADARDACMNEAGPKENRGCPDKDRDGDGLVDRLDNCPDEPGTQKNHGCKAKQLAQIGEGQIRILESVFFENNQDVISARSHKLLDSVAAILASHPEIEKLRVEGHTDNTGKEDYNLELSRRRAEAVVKYLVGKTVSRERLDAQGYGPAKPIAENTTKPGRAKNRRVEFRIVGDAEGVETKQGTPGADTLEK; encoded by the coding sequence GTGGAGGAACTCTTGAAATCGAGAAGTCACTCATCCTTGCTCGGGGGACTCGCTGTCCTCTGGGCATTTTCCGCTGAGGCGCAGACCCAGCGGATCCCCAGCCTGGAGCTGGAGCGGTTGCAGTTGAACCCGGGCGCGAAGGACAGCCTCGTGCTGTCCACGGGCGACCTGCTGCCGGATGGCACCTTCCGCCTGGGCCTGACGGCGCACTATCAGCGCAGGCCGCTGGTGCTGCTGCGCAACGACGAGCGCCAGGGCACCATCGTCTCCGACCGCGTGACGGTGCACTTCAGCGGCGCCTACGCCCTGACGGACTGGTTGGAGGTCGGCGCGCAGGTTCCGCTCGTCACCCAGTGGGGCCCGAACACGCGGACGCTGGGCTTCGAGACGCCGGCGACCTTCGCGCTGGGCACGCCCTGGCTCCAGGCGCGCGCGGGCATCCTGTCCGAGTCGCGCGGAGGGCCGGTGGACCTGGGTCTGCATCTGGGTGTGGCCCTGCCCCTGGGCAGCGAAGAGGTGCTCACCAAGGATGATGGCTTCGTCTTCACCCCGCGCCTGGGGCTCGGCAAACGGATTGCCGACACGTGGCGCGTGGGCGCGGACGTGGGCACGCTCGTGAGGAGCAAGACGTACGCCCTCACCCCCGGCGCGACGCCGCTGCGCGACGAGATGGGCGTGGAGATGAACGCCGGCGTCAACGTCACCACGGAGCTGTTCGGCTTGAGGGAGGAGCTGGTGGTGCGCGGCACGCTGCCGTTCGCGGACGCGCCGGAGTCGCTCGAGGTGCTGCTGGGTCTGCGCAGCGCGCGGACCGAGGGCACCGAGTTCTATGTCATGGGCGGCCCGGGCTTCGGCCAGACGCCCGGCACGCCCGAGTTCCGCGTGCTGGCGGGCGTCAACTTCGGCCCCGACGGCACGAAGGTCGCGTCATGTGTCGCGGGCCAGCCCCACGAGCCGGCCCGCTGTCCCGACCTGGACGCGGATGGCGACGGCGTGAAGAACCTGGCGGACCGCTGCCCGGTGTCGCCGGGTCTCGCCCAGCTCAACGGCTGCGCGGACACGGATGACGACCAGGACGGCCTGCTCAACCTGGCGGACCGCTGCCCGGCCAACGCGGAGAACCTCAACGGCTTCGAGGACTCCGACGGCTGCCCGGATGACCCGGACTCCGACGGCGACGGACTCGCGGACTCCAAGGACGCGTGCCCCAGCCAGCCCGAGGACGTGGACGGCTTCGAGGACACCAACGGCTGCCCGGACCCGGACAATGACCAGGACGGCGTGGCGGACGCGCGCGATGCCTGCATGAACGAGGCGGGCCCGAAGGAGAACCGCGGCTGCCCGGACAAGGACCGCGACGGCGACGGGCTGGTGGACCGGCTGGACAACTGCCCGGATGAGCCCGGGACGCAGAAGAACCACGGCTGCAAGGCGAAGCAGCTCGCGCAGATTGGCGAGGGGCAGATTCGCATCCTCGAGTCGGTCTTCTTCGAGAACAACCAGGACGTCATCAGCGCGCGCAGCCACAAGCTGCTCGACAGCGTGGCGGCCATCCTCGCGTCGCACCCTGAAATCGAGAAGCTGCGCGTCGAGGGCCACACCGACAACACGGGCAAGGAAGACTACAACCTGGAGCTCTCCCGTCGCCGCGCCGAGGCGGTGGTGAAGTACCTGGTGGGCAAGACGGTCAGCCGCGAGCGGCTGGACGCGCAGGGCTACGGCCCCGCCAAGCCCATCGCCGAGAACACCACCAAGCCAGGCCGCGCCAAGAACCGCCGCGTGGAGTTCCGCATCGTCGGTGACGCCGAGGGCGTCGAGACGAAGCAGGGGACCCCCGGGGCCGACACCCTCGAGAAGTGA